The sequence TTTGTCTATTAATGGAACAGTTTATCTGCCTTCTCCTGCAGGGAAGAATTCATCATGAATAGCCTGTACCGCTTTATCAAGATCCTTGCGCAAAATAAGGCAGGAAATACTGATTTCTGAAGTACTTACAATATCAATATTGACACCTGCACGGCCCAAAGCGCCAAACATACGGGCAGCAACGCCTGGACGGCCAAGCATTCCGGCGCCAACAACGGATACCTTTGCTGTATCATCATCATAAATTACTTCTTCGACTTTTCCTTCATCTCTCATTGCATCCAAAACTCTCTTTGCGTCAGAAAGATCGGAGTCGTCAATGGTGAAAATGATATCTGTTTTATCATCGTTAGAATTTCTGACACTTTGAACAATCATGTCTACAGTGATATTGTTTTCTGCCAGTACAGAGAAAATTTTGTAAGCAACTCCTGGAATATTTCTTAACCCAAGAACAGCAATCCTTGCAGCATGAGCGTCTTGTGCTACGCCTCTTACGGTGTCATCTCTGGTTTCCATTGTACATACCTCCCGAATTATGGTGCCTTCTTCATCTGAAAACGTAGATCTTACATGAATCGGAATGTGATATTTCATTCCCAGCTCTACGCTTCTCGGCTGCATGACTCCAGCACCAAGCCTTGCCATTTCAAGCATCTCAGTGTTGGTAATTTCCTTCATTTTTATAGTTCCGGTCACATGTCTCGGATCTGCAGAGTATACACCGTCAACATCTGTGAAAATCTCGCACATATCGGCATGCATGGCCCCGGCGAGTGCAACGGCAGTAGCATCGCTTCCGCCTCTGCCTAATGTAGCAATATCACCATTTGGCATCATTCCCTGGAATCCTGCGACAATCACTATATTGCCGGCTTCCAGTTCTTTAAACACTCTATCCGGTTTGACGTCGTCAATCGTAGCTTTCCCATAACCGCCGCCTGCAACTATGCCTGCCTGCGGGCCAGTTAAGGAGATAGCGGGAACCCCGAGTTTCTTAAATGTCATTGCCATTAATGCAATTGACACTTGTTCACCTGTAGAGAGAAGCATATCCCGTTCTCTGGCATAGTTCACATCAGAAACCTTTGCTGCCAAATCTAATAAATCATCCGTGCTGTCACCCATAGCGGAAACAACAATAACGATTTTATCACCAGGTTTCCTGTCACGAAGCACACGATTTGCTATATTAAGCATTTTTTCCGGAGTCGCGACTGAACTTCCTCCGAATTTCTTTACATAAAGTGCCATATACATCCCTCATTGAATAAACAAATGTACCTACAACTTTCAAAATTTTATCATGCCAGTACAAACATGTAAAGAAGATAACTGATATTGCCAGATTTCGCTGCCTCAGTTTAAAATCCGTAAAGTATTATATTGATTTTTAATTGATTTTTATTAGTACGGATCTAATGAATTTCACAGAATAATTTAGAATTCAATTCCTTTCCGGGCTCGGATTCCCTTTTGGAACGCATGCTTGATCAAAGTCATTTCCGT is a genomic window of Veillonellaceae bacterium containing:
- a CDS encoding aspartate kinase translates to MALYVKKFGGSSVATPEKMLNIANRVLRDRKPGDKIVIVVSAMGDSTDDLLDLAAKVSDVNYARERDMLLSTGEQVSIALMAMTFKKLGVPAISLTGPQAGIVAGGGYGKATIDDVKPDRVFKELEAGNIVIVAGFQGMMPNGDIATLGRGGSDATAVALAGAMHADMCEIFTDVDGVYSADPRHVTGTIKMKEITNTEMLEMARLGAGVMQPRSVELGMKYHIPIHVRSTFSDEEGTIIREVCTMETRDDTVRGVAQDAHAARIAVLGLRNIPGVAYKIFSVLAENNITVDMIVQSVRNSNDDKTDIIFTIDDSDLSDAKRVLDAMRDEGKVEEVIYDDDTAKVSVVGAGMLGRPGVAARMFGALGRAGVNIDIVSTSEISISCLILRKDLDKAVQAIHDEFFPAGEGR